AATAACGCTGTTTCATTTGATATTACTGCTGCATGCTCGGGATTCATCTTTGCCCTTCACATTGCCGACAGGATGATCAGGTGCGGGACGAACAAAAGGGCGCTCGTTGTTGCCGGTGAGATCATGAGCAGGGTAGTGAACTGGAAAGAGCGGGAAAGCTGCATCCTCTGGGGTGACGGGGCAGGGGCGGCCGTAATCACCGAAACAAATACAGGCGCGGAGATAATGTCCACTCATATCCATACTGATGGAGCAGGCGGCGACACACTCCTTATGCCGGGCGGAGGATCAAAGACAACACCTATCTCTTATGCGAGCGTTGACAAGGGACTCCATTTTCTGAAGATGATAGAGGCGAACAAATCCTTCAAAGTGGCCGTGAACAGGTTCTCGGAGGCCTGCGAAGAGGCGGTCGCCGTGAACGGATATGCGATCAATGATGTCGATGTCATTATCCCTCATCAGGCGAACCTCCGTATCCTGCAGGGCATGGCGAAGAAGCTGAAAGTACCCATGGAAAAGATCTATATGACCATCGAGAAATATGGTAATATATCATCTGCAACAGTTCCCATAGCCCTTGACGAAGCTGTACGGAATGGGACTATCACAAAAGAAAAGCTCGTGCTTTTAACTGCATTCGGCGGCGGTCTCACCTGGGGCAGTTCTTTGATAAGATGGTAACTTCAGCAGAGAGCTGAGAGCGGAGAGCAGAGGGATGAACATATTGGTCTTTTTGGTGCAACGATTTTTTTTGAACTCTTAGCTCTATGCTCCGTGCTCATAGCTGATTCTATCCGGAGGGATGGCTGAGTGGCCGAAAGCGGCGGTCTTGAAAACCGTTGGGCGTTCACGCGCCCCGTGGGTTCGAATCCTACTCCCTCC
This genomic interval from Syntrophorhabdaceae bacterium contains the following:
- a CDS encoding ketoacyl-ACP synthase III, which encodes MMRIGIVGTGSYLPEKVMTNYDIEKFLDTSDEWIYTRTGIKERRIADENHATSDLCKVAAERAMVAAGVKPDDIDLLILATITPDTHCPAGSNWLEAKLKCNNAVSFDITAACSGFIFALHIADRMIRCGTNKRALVVAGEIMSRVVNWKERESCILWGDGAGAAVITETNTGAEIMSTHIHTDGAGGDTLLMPGGGSKTTPISYASVDKGLHFLKMIEANKSFKVAVNRFSEACEEAVAVNGYAINDVDVIIPHQANLRILQGMAKKLKVPMEKIYMTIEKYGNISSATVPIALDEAVRNGTITKEKLVLLTAFGGGLTWGSSLIRW